In Mucilaginibacter celer, one DNA window encodes the following:
- a CDS encoding RDD family protein, with protein MSQSYILVINGKPEGPFTIAELKSRGIKPGDFVKTDDMVDYKEAHEIPELRELFGFAKPKLLMQYYGSFDQRWLASALDWFILFGVFVLLAAFVVFIFITDKQVRIFTSIGIVAFTPVGRFIYNVVMESSDKQATIGKQVLKIKVVDMDGNRISVGRAISRNLAKILSVLTFFVGYLMAFFNKQQQCLHDMVAGTLVIKDRLV; from the coding sequence ATGTCCCAATCTTACATCTTAGTCATCAACGGCAAACCCGAAGGCCCTTTCACTATCGCCGAGCTAAAAAGCCGCGGCATTAAACCCGGTGATTTTGTGAAAACCGATGATATGGTGGATTACAAGGAAGCGCATGAAATTCCCGAACTACGCGAGCTGTTTGGCTTTGCAAAACCCAAACTGTTAATGCAGTACTACGGCAGTTTCGATCAACGCTGGCTGGCCTCGGCATTGGATTGGTTTATCCTTTTCGGCGTGTTTGTTTTGCTGGCGGCTTTTGTAGTTTTCATTTTCATTACCGATAAACAGGTGCGAATTTTTACGTCGATAGGCATTGTGGCTTTTACGCCCGTCGGCAGGTTTATTTATAATGTAGTGATGGAAAGCTCAGATAAACAGGCAACCATAGGTAAGCAGGTGCTCAAAATAAAAGTAGTGGATATGGATGGAAACAGGATTTCTGTAGGGAGAGCCATTAGCCGTAACCTGGCTAAAATACTATCCGTGCTTACCTTTTTTGTGGGGTACCTGATGGCCTTTTTTAATAAGCAACAGCAGTGTTTGCATGATATGGTTGCGGGTACGCTGGTGATTAAGGATAGGTTGGTGTAG
- a CDS encoding MBL fold metallo-hydrolase encodes MSLPASRKKGRKYLNTIPTDEAGFGKLIPILKEYINNKAENTPKKTLGPFKTDPSVYAVPPASGLRINWIGHSSILIEIDGKRILTDPVWSDRVSFSQSFGPKRFYKPPIALENLPPLDAVIQSHDHYDHLDKATIKFFAEKNIPFFCSVGVAQHLTRWGMAANFITEMDWGDSALISNEIVLTCTPSRHFSGRGIIGRNETLWSSFVIKGPEHNIYFGADSGYSPEFKAIGEAFGPFDLTMLEIGAYGKFWPDIHMGPDHASNAHLDLRGKLMMPIHYGTFNLAPHAWYEPIEWLVPMAKQKHIDLFVPKPGEPTEVKGAYNSDWWKEYLSPL; translated from the coding sequence ATGAGTTTACCCGCTTCACGCAAAAAAGGACGAAAATATTTAAACACCATACCTACCGATGAGGCCGGCTTTGGCAAACTGATCCCGATTTTAAAAGAATATATTAACAATAAAGCCGAGAATACACCTAAAAAAACTTTAGGACCCTTTAAAACAGATCCCTCGGTTTATGCTGTACCGCCCGCATCCGGATTACGCATTAACTGGATAGGCCATTCAAGCATCCTGATAGAAATTGATGGCAAACGCATCCTTACCGACCCGGTTTGGAGCGATCGTGTTTCTTTCTCGCAATCCTTCGGACCGAAGCGTTTTTATAAACCACCTATCGCTTTAGAGAATTTGCCGCCCCTGGATGCCGTAATCCAATCGCACGATCATTACGACCATTTGGATAAGGCGACGATAAAGTTTTTTGCCGAAAAAAATATCCCCTTTTTTTGTTCGGTGGGTGTAGCACAGCATTTAACCCGCTGGGGTATGGCCGCCAACTTTATTACAGAAATGGATTGGGGCGACAGTGCACTCATCAGCAACGAAATTGTACTTACCTGCACGCCTTCGCGCCATTTTTCGGGCCGGGGGATTATCGGGCGAAATGAAACCCTATGGTCGTCATTTGTAATTAAAGGACCTGAGCATAATATTTATTTCGGAGCCGATTCAGGCTACTCGCCCGAATTTAAGGCGATAGGCGAGGCATTTGGTCCGTTTGATTTGACTATGCTGGAGATTGGCGCCTACGGCAAATTCTGGCCGGATATCCACATGGGGCCGGATCATGCATCCAATGCACACCTCGATCTGCGGGGTAAGCTGATGATGCCAATCCACTATGGCACTTTTAACCTTGCCCCACATGCCTGGTACGAACCTATTGAATGGCTGGTACCCATGGCCAAACAAAAGCATATTGATTTGTTTGTGCCCAAACCCGGCGAGCCAACCGAGGTAAAAGGTGCATATAATTCTGATTGGTGGAAGGAATATTTGAGCCCCCTCTAA
- a CDS encoding alpha/beta hydrolase family protein, whose product MTRQENFTLPGAKGRPMLIDVTFDDAFKTAPLVIFAHGFKGFKDWGTHDLLARYFVQNGFRFLKFNFSHNGTTPASPQDFADLTAFADNTISIELEDLDTIIDFACSGASMPVANGVYLIGHSMGGGVSILKTAEDLRVKKLVTMASISGFRNLWPQQIEQQWRLQGVFYFENKRTGQQMPIKSTLLDDLDAHPLRLDIIRQAAKITQPWLIVHGDADPTVPVAHSQQLHEANPAAEYVVQKDADHTFGGSHPFSGDTLPASLIQFADTAISFLSK is encoded by the coding sequence ATGACCAGGCAAGAAAACTTCACCCTCCCCGGCGCGAAAGGCCGCCCTATGCTTATCGATGTTACTTTTGATGATGCCTTTAAAACCGCCCCGCTGGTAATTTTCGCCCATGGCTTTAAGGGGTTTAAAGACTGGGGAACGCATGATCTGCTGGCCCGCTATTTTGTTCAAAACGGTTTTCGCTTTTTGAAGTTTAACTTCTCTCATAATGGTACTACGCCGGCCAGTCCGCAAGACTTTGCCGATTTAACTGCCTTTGCCGATAATACCATCAGCATCGAATTGGAGGATTTGGATACCATTATTGATTTTGCCTGCAGTGGTGCCAGCATGCCGGTAGCCAATGGCGTTTATCTTATTGGCCACAGCATGGGCGGCGGTGTAAGTATCCTAAAAACAGCTGAAGATTTGCGTGTTAAAAAACTGGTAACCATGGCTTCCATATCCGGTTTTCGTAACCTGTGGCCTCAGCAAATTGAGCAGCAATGGCGTTTGCAGGGCGTTTTTTATTTCGAAAATAAACGCACCGGCCAACAAATGCCCATCAAATCAACCTTGCTGGATGATTTGGATGCCCACCCTTTAAGGTTGGATATCATCAGGCAGGCGGCCAAAATAACGCAGCCATGGCTCATTGTTCATGGCGATGCCGATCCTACTGTCCCGGTAGCACATTCGCAGCAATTGCATGAAGCTAACCCGGCGGCCGAATATGTGGTGCAGAAAGATGCCGATCATACCTTTGGCGGCTCACATCCTTTTAGCGGTGATACTTTGCCTGCTTCGTTGATCCAGTTTGCCGATACAGCAATATCATTTTTAAGTAAATAA
- a CDS encoding carbon-nitrogen hydrolase family protein, which produces MDLQSVELRNLEVQDYQELKKSMKSAYMDMDEDYWDANSIKRLIKLFPEGQICVTVNDVVVGCALSIIVDYQKFGDNHTYKQITGDSTFKTHNEKGDVLYGIDIFIHPNYRGLRLARRLYEARKALCEKLNLKSIIAGGRIPNYQKYQNDLTPRQYIDKVKYKEIYDPTLSFQLSNDFHVRKVLKNYLPEDSRSKGFATLIEWNNVYYEEVSNVINHKTVVRIGLVQWQMRSYSNISELLKHAEYFIDAVSDYQSDFILFPELFGTPLMADYNHMDTARAMRELAKYTQPIIDEFAKLAVSYNVNIIAGSMPTIFEESLYNVSYLFRRNGSMEEVYKIHPTPAEISSWGIRGGDEVRVFETDAGKIGILICYDVEFPELSRILASQDMQILFVPFLTDTQNGYNRVKFCAQARAVENECYVAIAGCVGNLPNVNNMGVSYAQSAVFTPSDFGFPTNGIQSEATPNTEMIVIADVDLSLLDELHEYGSVQNIKDRRTDLYNITFNGKRV; this is translated from the coding sequence ATGGATTTGCAAAGTGTTGAATTGCGCAACCTGGAAGTACAGGACTACCAGGAGTTAAAAAAATCAATGAAATCGGCCTATATGGACATGGATGAGGATTATTGGGATGCCAATTCCATCAAAAGGCTTATCAAACTTTTTCCGGAAGGGCAGATCTGTGTAACCGTTAACGATGTGGTTGTGGGGTGCGCTTTATCCATTATTGTTGATTACCAGAAATTTGGCGATAACCATACCTATAAACAAATAACCGGCGACAGTACTTTTAAAACCCACAATGAAAAAGGGGATGTGCTGTATGGTATAGATATTTTTATCCATCCCAATTACCGCGGCCTGCGCCTGGCCCGCAGGCTGTACGAGGCCCGCAAGGCCCTTTGCGAAAAGCTGAACCTGAAAAGCATCATAGCCGGCGGCCGCATCCCTAATTATCAAAAATACCAGAACGACCTTACCCCCCGCCAGTACATTGATAAGGTAAAGTATAAGGAGATTTATGATCCTACACTGTCGTTCCAGCTATCTAACGATTTTCACGTACGCAAGGTGCTGAAGAATTACCTGCCCGAGGATAGCCGGTCGAAAGGTTTTGCCACGCTTATTGAGTGGAACAATGTGTATTACGAGGAGGTGAGCAATGTTATCAATCACAAAACCGTAGTGCGCATAGGCCTGGTGCAATGGCAAATGCGATCATACAGCAATATCAGCGAGTTGCTTAAACATGCCGAGTATTTTATTGATGCAGTGAGCGATTACCAGTCCGATTTTATACTTTTCCCCGAGCTGTTCGGTACACCGCTGATGGCCGATTATAATCACATGGATACCGCCCGGGCCATGCGCGAGCTGGCCAAATATACCCAGCCCATTATTGATGAGTTTGCCAAACTGGCGGTGTCATACAACGTAAACATTATTGCGGGTAGCATGCCTACCATTTTTGAAGAGTCGTTATATAACGTATCTTACCTTTTCAGGCGTAACGGCAGTATGGAAGAGGTGTATAAAATTCACCCAACCCCTGCCGAGATCAGTTCGTGGGGCATCCGCGGGGGCGATGAGGTGCGGGTGTTTGAAACCGATGCCGGTAAAATAGGCATCCTGATTTGTTATGATGTGGAGTTCCCGGAACTATCGCGCATCCTGGCCAGCCAGGATATGCAGATTTTGTTTGTGCCTTTTTTAACCGATACCCAAAATGGTTACAACCGCGTAAAATTCTGCGCCCAGGCCCGCGCTGTTGAAAATGAATGTTACGTAGCTATTGCGGGTTGTGTAGGTAACCTGCCCAACGTGAACAACATGGGAGTAAGCTATGCGCAATCGGCAGTGTTTACCCCTTCAGATTTTGGTTTTCCTACCAACGGCATCCAATCAGAAGCTACCCCTAATACCGAGATGATTGTGATTGCGGATGTGGATCTTTCTTTATTGGATGAATTGCATGAATATGGTAGCGTGCAGAACATTAAGGATAGAAGGACTGATTTGTATAATATCACTTTTAATGGAAAGCGGGTGTAG
- a CDS encoding DoxX family protein, with the protein MDKFKKISLVILIVFYVLAGCNHFRDPAFYYAVMPHNLLYPEAVNILAGIVEVTLGLLLISTKTRYWAAWGIVLMLVAFLTVHVGMIFDAPFKANGMTITPFFAWIRLAAQFVLIVWVYWHTSDKEKLL; encoded by the coding sequence ATGGATAAGTTTAAAAAAATAAGCCTGGTAATACTTATCGTATTTTATGTATTGGCCGGCTGCAATCATTTTCGCGATCCGGCTTTTTACTATGCCGTAATGCCTCATAACCTGCTATATCCCGAAGCGGTTAATATACTTGCCGGCATAGTTGAAGTTACGCTTGGTTTGTTGTTAATATCAACCAAAACAAGGTATTGGGCAGCCTGGGGTATTGTATTAATGCTGGTTGCGTTTTTAACCGTACACGTGGGTATGATTTTCGATGCACCTTTTAAGGCCAACGGCATGACCATAACGCCTTTTTTTGCCTGGATAAGGCTGGCCGCGCAGTTTGTGCTGATAGTATGGGTTTACTGGCATACCAGCGATAAGGAAAAATTACTTTAA
- the hemA gene encoding glutamyl-tRNA reductase codes for MKYLKVIAFTHKQIELKELGRLVVCQENLADKLAQVKAQFNIPEIFYLATCNRVEFVMTTPQAVDKDFAKKFIEAFNTELCHDSLSTFMDSASIYEDQEAMVHLLRTSCSLESLVVGEKEILAQLRKAYEHCKDAGLTGDAMRMIMNCVVKTAKEVYTHTNISKNPISVVSLAYRKLKDLNLCSNARILIIGAGETNRNLSKYLQKHKFSNFTVFNRTVANAEVLAKDLNGEAFDLEALKTYNKGFDAIITCTSAVEPIITPEIYKSLLNGETGRKTIVDLAIPNDTAPEVLEQFPVNFIEVHSLNEVAKKNLQERYHELVHAEAIIEQNIAEFIMQLKQRRIELAMRKVPEKIKEIRNTAINSVFADEVQAMDEQSREILEKVINYMEKKYISVPMIMAKDILINEN; via the coding sequence TTGAAGTATCTAAAGGTAATAGCTTTTACGCACAAACAGATTGAACTGAAGGAATTGGGTAGATTGGTGGTTTGTCAGGAAAATCTGGCGGATAAACTTGCACAGGTAAAAGCTCAGTTCAATATACCTGAGATTTTCTACCTGGCTACCTGCAACCGCGTTGAGTTTGTAATGACCACCCCACAGGCAGTTGACAAAGATTTTGCCAAAAAATTTATAGAAGCCTTTAACACAGAGCTTTGCCACGATTCGCTGAGCACCTTTATGGATAGCGCTTCTATTTATGAAGATCAGGAAGCCATGGTGCACCTGTTGCGTACCTCATGCAGTTTAGAGAGTTTGGTGGTGGGCGAAAAGGAAATTCTGGCCCAGTTACGTAAGGCTTATGAGCATTGCAAGGATGCCGGCCTTACCGGTGATGCCATGCGCATGATTATGAACTGCGTGGTAAAAACGGCTAAAGAGGTGTACACACATACCAACATCTCAAAAAATCCAATCTCGGTTGTATCATTAGCCTACCGCAAGCTTAAAGACCTCAACCTTTGCTCAAATGCCCGCATCCTCATCATCGGCGCCGGCGAAACCAACCGCAACCTCTCCAAATACCTTCAAAAACATAAATTTTCAAACTTCACGGTATTTAACCGTACTGTAGCTAATGCCGAAGTGCTGGCTAAAGATCTGAATGGTGAAGCCTTTGATCTGGAAGCTTTGAAAACCTACAATAAAGGTTTTGATGCCATTATCACCTGCACATCTGCAGTTGAGCCCATCATCACTCCCGAAATTTATAAATCGCTGCTAAACGGCGAAACCGGCAGGAAAACCATTGTGGATTTAGCTATTCCTAACGATACCGCACCCGAAGTACTGGAGCAATTCCCGGTTAACTTTATCGAGGTGCACTCATTAAACGAGGTTGCCAAGAAAAACCTGCAGGAACGCTACCACGAACTGGTACACGCCGAAGCCATCATCGAGCAAAACATTGCCGAGTTTATTATGCAGCTGAAACAACGCCGCATTGAACTGGCTATGCGCAAAGTGCCCGAAAAAATTAAAGAAATCCGCAACACAGCCATCAACTCGGTTTTTGCCGACGAAGTACAGGCCATGGACGAGCAATCGCGCGAAATCCTCGAAAAAGTGATCAACTACATGGAGAAAAAATATATCAGCGTGCCCATGATCATGGCGAAGGATATATTGATTAATGAAAATTGA
- a CDS encoding M64 family metallopeptidase, with amino-acid sequence MIARTAFFVFLCAGTFLISCKKDKPVQLPPYYADGEVGKLIYNRQNGVNIVFIGDGFTKDDLKRGGAYETKARMFADYLFTVPPYKQYKNFFNAYVVYAESKKSGLNDSYNPANTDTKFNAYFSGGSTGLLLAGNYQAINQYVSKAVPFARANIIILMVNTDAIDAATSTYDGFSEITVSPVAKYAMIHELGHGFASLGDEYVSPEIADNYPLDMISNLPNLDTTNDPEKVKWAGFLNLTAYNSIVGTYQGGYYRATGIYRPEEISVMTNALATQHYNAPSRLAIVKKIHEITGTPFSMDDFFKNDADLIQPVFLPPLTYKPSRLNDFIGIKKIRLKQK; translated from the coding sequence ATGATAGCAAGAACTGCCTTTTTCGTGTTTTTATGTGCGGGTACTTTTCTTATCTCCTGCAAAAAAGACAAGCCCGTTCAGTTACCACCATATTACGCCGACGGAGAAGTGGGCAAACTGATTTATAACCGGCAAAACGGGGTAAACATTGTATTTATTGGCGACGGATTTACGAAAGACGACCTAAAAAGAGGCGGCGCTTACGAAACAAAAGCAAGGATGTTTGCCGATTACTTATTTACTGTTCCGCCATACAAGCAATACAAAAACTTTTTTAACGCCTACGTGGTTTATGCCGAATCGAAAAAAAGCGGGTTAAATGATTCGTACAATCCGGCCAACACCGATACCAAATTTAACGCCTATTTTTCGGGTGGCAGCACGGGTCTGCTTTTAGCCGGAAATTACCAGGCCATCAATCAATATGTAAGCAAGGCGGTGCCATTCGCCAGGGCCAATATCATCATACTGATGGTAAATACCGACGCCATCGACGCGGCAACCAGCACCTACGATGGCTTTTCTGAAATTACAGTAAGCCCTGTGGCAAAATATGCAATGATTCACGAGCTGGGGCATGGCTTTGCTTCATTGGGTGATGAATATGTTTCGCCCGAAATTGCCGATAATTACCCGCTGGATATGATCAGCAACCTGCCCAATCTTGATACAACCAATGATCCTGAAAAAGTGAAATGGGCCGGTTTTTTAAACCTTACAGCATATAACAGCATTGTTGGCACTTACCAGGGAGGTTACTATCGGGCAACAGGCATTTACCGGCCTGAAGAGATCAGCGTAATGACCAACGCATTGGCAACACAACATTACAACGCCCCGAGCCGCCTGGCGATTGTCAAAAAAATTCATGAAATAACCGGTACTCCTTTTAGTATGGATGATTTTTTTAAAAACGATGCAGACCTTATTCAACCGGTATTTTTACCGCCTTTAACCTATAAACCTTCCAGGCTGAATGATTTTATAGGCATTAAAAAAATAAGGCTTAAACAAAAATAG
- a CDS encoding LytTR family DNA-binding domain-containing protein, with protein sequence MGRKESCSQTCATCLHNSLRLNFKILLKGSIKAMSDLFPAGRFVRVHKSFIVSTARITRLESNRIMLNGYEIPIGRNFKGDLERAWST encoded by the coding sequence ATCGGCAGGAAAGAATCTTGCAGCCAAACTTGTGCAACCTGTTTACATAATAGCCTAAGGCTTAACTTTAAAATCCTTTTAAAGGGTTCGATCAAAGCCATGTCGGACCTGTTTCCGGCAGGGCGTTTTGTACGGGTGCATAAGTCGTTCATTGTATCAACCGCCAGGATTACCCGGTTGGAAAGTAACCGCATTATGTTGAACGGGTATGAAATTCCGATAGGGAGGAATTTTAAAGGCGATCTGGAGCGGGCCTGGTCAACATAA
- a CDS encoding serine hydrolase has product MALKHIITALLLINFFIPAASRAQGTNPDSIDTFVSGMMQRKSIPALQMAVVRQGKIIKLKTYGTANLENNIPATDKSIFSINSITKAFTGVAVMQLAEEGKLKVTDPLSMYLDSLPAAWQKITLQQVLTHISGLPDVLDENEQVMGNGSEKLALQKVGAMPMEFNTGDKFSYNQTGYVLIGKIITKLSGMHFTKFIEERQFKVAGMPLTRFGDSYDVVPNSAGAYTMTKLVDGQFVRNKKPGISYIQFPLFFRTAAGILSTAGDMGNWVIALKTGKLLKNEASIKTMWTPAVLNNGNIGGFNSLTNGYALGWPTVTRPDHPAVGPVGGGRSAVFIYLKDDLSIVVLTNLNGGNPDRFIDEIAGYYIPDMHEANGFGLSPNLKKLRGILLKQNFKNAEAIAAGLKKKDASFTLPESELNGWGYQLLSQKKPNEALAVFTLNTALYPNSANAFDSYGEALEFAGEKDKAVVSYKKSLQLNADNKNAAERIKALSEKQ; this is encoded by the coding sequence ATGGCCCTCAAACACATTATCACAGCGCTTTTACTGATCAACTTTTTTATACCCGCCGCATCCAGGGCGCAGGGTACCAATCCCGACAGTATCGACACTTTTGTAAGCGGCATGATGCAGCGTAAAAGCATCCCGGCATTGCAAATGGCCGTTGTAAGGCAGGGAAAGATCATTAAATTAAAAACTTACGGCACAGCAAATCTCGAAAACAATATCCCGGCTACCGATAAAAGTATTTTTTCTATCAACTCCATTACAAAGGCTTTTACCGGCGTGGCAGTTATGCAACTGGCCGAAGAAGGCAAGCTGAAAGTAACCGACCCACTATCCATGTATCTGGATAGCCTGCCCGCGGCCTGGCAAAAAATTACGCTGCAACAGGTATTAACGCATATTTCTGGTTTACCCGATGTGCTTGACGAGAACGAGCAGGTAATGGGCAACGGAAGCGAAAAACTGGCTTTACAAAAAGTTGGTGCCATGCCCATGGAATTTAATACCGGCGATAAATTCAGCTATAACCAAACCGGCTATGTGCTGATAGGCAAAATCATCACCAAACTGAGCGGCATGCATTTCACCAAATTTATTGAAGAAAGGCAGTTTAAAGTAGCAGGTATGCCCTTAACCCGCTTCGGCGATTCGTACGATGTGGTTCCTAATTCGGCGGGCGCTTATACCATGACCAAACTTGTTGACGGCCAGTTTGTGAGGAATAAAAAGCCAGGCATCAGCTATATCCAGTTCCCGCTGTTTTTCCGTACAGCAGCCGGGATTCTTTCAACCGCCGGAGATATGGGCAACTGGGTTATCGCTTTAAAAACAGGCAAATTGCTAAAAAATGAGGCCAGCATCAAAACCATGTGGACCCCGGCTGTGCTGAACAATGGTAACATCGGCGGCTTTAACAGCCTTACCAACGGCTATGCTTTGGGCTGGCCTACTGTAACCCGGCCGGATCACCCGGCCGTTGGGCCGGTGGGTGGCGGCAGGTCGGCCGTGTTTATTTATTTAAAAGATGATCTGTCCATCGTAGTGCTTACAAATTTAAATGGTGGTAATCCGGATAGGTTTATTGATGAGATAGCAGGTTACTACATCCCCGATATGCACGAGGCTAACGGCTTCGGCTTATCGCCCAACCTAAAAAAACTACGCGGAATCCTGCTTAAACAAAATTTTAAAAATGCTGAAGCAATTGCTGCCGGATTAAAAAAGAAGGATGCCTCCTTTACATTACCCGAAAGTGAACTGAACGGCTGGGGATACCAATTACTGAGTCAAAAGAAACCAAACGAAGCCCTTGCCGTTTTTACGCTGAATACCGCGCTTTACCCTAACAGCGCTAATGCTTTTGACAGCTATGGCGAGGCGCTTGAGTTTGCAGGCGAAAAAGATAAAGCCGTGGTTAGTTATAAAAAATCGTTGCAGTTAAATGCAGATAATAAAAATGCCGCAGAGCGGATTAAAGCACTTTCGGAAAAACAGTAG
- a CDS encoding acyltransferase family protein → MAAQVHQQAGSNPLQFNSIQVFRFVAALMVIVCHSSFYTNERLAKGSYIYGQGANGVELFFVISGFVMIISSQGFVSVKGGWKTFAVKRIIRIVPIYWLITTFKLLLLLKTSGVVLHSQLDFWLALKSYLFIPALNMDGEYRPLYGVGWTLNMEMFFYLLFGIALAFKLKPVRFLASLFIPLAILSQFKKPGWPDVAFYADPIVLDFIYGMIAAKLILKGYKIPSQIAIVFIVIGLLYLFVPVAVIFPGYQVNQITFGLAAFLIVYGGASVDGTAIQFSRWAVYLGAASYSLYLIHPSVAPLIPTILNKLGYKQPLMSVVLSVIMAVFVGVLFYRFFEMPLTNFFKRLMKKSAAADAIEIAVDPAK, encoded by the coding sequence ATGGCGGCACAAGTACACCAACAGGCGGGCAGTAATCCGCTTCAATTTAACAGTATCCAGGTATTCAGGTTTGTTGCGGCCCTGATGGTGATCGTTTGCCATTCGTCGTTTTATACCAACGAGCGGCTTGCCAAAGGATCATATATTTACGGGCAGGGTGCTAACGGGGTCGAACTGTTTTTTGTGATCAGCGGTTTTGTGATGATCATCTCGTCGCAAGGTTTTGTCAGTGTTAAAGGTGGCTGGAAAACATTTGCCGTAAAGCGGATCATCAGGATAGTGCCCATTTACTGGCTCATCACCACATTTAAATTGCTTTTGCTGCTCAAAACATCCGGGGTTGTGCTGCATTCGCAGCTTGATTTTTGGCTGGCGCTTAAATCTTACCTGTTTATCCCGGCTTTAAATATGGATGGTGAGTACCGCCCCCTTTATGGCGTAGGCTGGACACTGAATATGGAAATGTTTTTCTACCTGTTGTTCGGCATCGCCCTGGCCTTTAAATTAAAACCTGTTCGTTTTTTAGCTTCGCTTTTTATTCCTTTAGCCATCCTGTCGCAATTTAAAAAGCCGGGCTGGCCCGATGTTGCTTTTTATGCTGATCCTATTGTGCTTGATTTTATTTATGGGATGATTGCCGCGAAGCTCATTTTAAAAGGTTATAAAATACCTTCGCAAATTGCGATTGTTTTCATCGTAATCGGGTTACTCTATTTGTTTGTTCCGGTTGCTGTTATATTTCCGGGTTACCAGGTTAATCAAATCACCTTTGGCTTAGCAGCCTTTTTGATTGTCTATGGCGGTGCCTCTGTAGATGGTACCGCGATCCAATTTAGCCGTTGGGCAGTTTATTTGGGTGCCGCTTCCTATTCGCTTTATTTAATCCACCCGAGTGTGGCACCGCTAATTCCAACCATTTTAAACAAGCTTGGTTATAAACAGCCGCTGATGTCGGTTGTGTTAAGCGTGATTATGGCCGTTTTTGTGGGCGTGCTTTTTTACAGGTTTTTTGAGATGCCGCTTACAAATTTCTTTAAAAGATTGATGAAAAAGTCTGCTGCTGCCGATGCGATAGAAATTGCCGTTGATCCTGCTAAATAA
- a CDS encoding VOC family protein — translation MKKVTGIGGVFFKSDNPKAMNEWYAKNLGFPVSAYGTTFDWRHDDDPSKRGSTTWSAFPQDTKYFNPSEKPFMINYRVENLVALIEELKTENVTIVDEIAEYDYGKFVHILDPEGNIIELWEPKDEEEGAAE, via the coding sequence ATGAAAAAAGTAACAGGCATAGGTGGCGTATTTTTTAAAAGCGACAACCCTAAGGCAATGAACGAATGGTATGCCAAAAACTTAGGCTTCCCGGTAAGCGCGTACGGAACAACTTTTGACTGGCGGCATGATGATGATCCTTCAAAAAGAGGATCGACCACCTGGAGTGCCTTCCCGCAGGATACCAAATATTTCAATCCATCCGAAAAACCTTTTATGATCAATTACCGGGTAGAGAACCTGGTTGCTTTGATTGAAGAGTTGAAAACAGAGAACGTAACCATAGTTGATGAAATTGCCGAATATGATTACGGCAAATTTGTGCACATCCTGGATCCGGAGGGCAACATCATTGAACTTTGGGAGCCGAAGGATGAGGAAGAGGGCGCAGCAGAGTAA